The Methanococcus maripaludis genome has a window encoding:
- a CDS encoding exodeoxyribonuclease V subunit beta, translated as MVFNPKQDEVAENINGIYVVDAGPGTGKTHTITKRYLNILNSADIGDILLLTFTKNAAENMKKKIFNKVISHDSSINLLDANISTFHSFCNKILRENPESAPYYLGINEPLSKNYSILESSILENYFFKSVYYDFKEKNLEKYPEIFKTVSKNYFEILFLIKKLLSKGIFPTKDGWFLDGEKRLIGDFEEFLKVSNNSNAPVMGKKDFTQSKMLKKFKSSGDKVYLDTPDDIEENKQISQKYIEESFNEDRADLLSFIHDIYFNYIEKSVIENKLNFDFLTMFSYLMLYHDHKLRENNSFRYIMVDEFQDTNELQFILTLMLLKEPNLCAVGDWKQGIYGFRNATIDNILNFEEKLNEYKNLLNDEFERIKFDLNAENKEFVINFRSSQKILDFSNNALIAKGSSSEEIDSNEILKNVTKLSANFDMKEYSEIEFINSKDKESEIKSILSKISEIVNNEKYKIVDYNDEKPVFRPIEYSDIAVLSRTRNFGLEIHKHAKKLGIPAKYDGGIELFNARESVLILAWLRLLSNIDDKRAWVTILAEDNYPYLEKRKIISEKEYPEKYIEFRKNLQKIQNNVIFLISEIFKHYNIDNDYSNAITAQISSLCSNNLISTKILANFIEEAIQNNETFEIEIDSSPNSITIQTVHGSKGLEYPVVFIVNCNQKNFPSEMSEKGLLTHSDLYGARLSKIYGIKGEYHSLFNNWKADLLKAAVLREYDEERRLMFVAITRAKQYVYFTAYNPSNFFKELSRDFSILEPSEFEFSKIENDVEIQNTEFELENYVKQGHIYSVHDFIDFTPSEGGRGIEFGNYIHHVAEQFALKKEVFDDSKEVLEVKNFIDSLDAIELIPEIECSLPVNGNLIRGIIDLLAMYDDKIEIIDYKTDVSKINHEEYRKQLSIYYYVVKEYFKKNTLCKIYYVSLEEVVEVNPLGYDELVSLMSERI; from the coding sequence TTGGTTTTCAATCCAAAACAGGACGAAGTAGCTGAAAATATTAATGGAATTTATGTTGTGGATGCAGGACCTGGAACTGGGAAAACCCACACAATCACAAAACGATATTTAAATATTTTAAATTCTGCGGATATTGGTGATATTTTACTTCTCACATTTACAAAAAATGCTGCAGAAAATATGAAAAAGAAAATATTTAATAAAGTTATAAGCCACGATTCGTCCATAAACCTTCTTGATGCAAATATTTCAACATTTCACTCATTCTGTAATAAAATATTACGGGAAAACCCCGAAAGCGCACCTTACTACCTTGGAATCAATGAACCACTATCGAAAAATTATTCGATTTTAGAAAGTTCAATCCTTGAAAACTACTTCTTTAAATCCGTTTACTACGATTTTAAAGAAAAAAACCTTGAAAAATACCCCGAAATATTTAAAACAGTTTCTAAAAACTATTTTGAAATTTTATTTTTGATAAAAAAACTGCTTTCAAAAGGGATCTTTCCAACAAAGGATGGATGGTTTTTAGATGGTGAAAAAAGACTTATTGGAGATTTTGAAGAATTTTTAAAAGTTTCCAATAATTCAAATGCACCAGTTATGGGTAAAAAAGATTTTACTCAATCAAAAATGCTAAAAAAATTTAAAAGTTCGGGGGATAAAGTATATCTTGACACTCCCGACGATATCGAAGAAAATAAACAAATCAGTCAAAAGTACATTGAAGAATCGTTTAACGAAGATAGGGCTGACTTGCTTTCATTTATTCATGATATTTATTTTAATTACATTGAAAAGTCAGTTATCGAAAATAAACTCAATTTTGACTTTCTAACGATGTTTTCATACCTCATGTTATATCACGACCATAAATTAAGGGAAAATAATTCGTTTAGGTATATTATGGTCGATGAATTTCAGGATACTAATGAGTTGCAATTTATTTTAACATTAATGCTTTTAAAAGAGCCAAATTTATGTGCTGTTGGAGACTGGAAACAGGGAATATATGGATTTAGAAATGCTACTATTGATAATATATTGAATTTCGAAGAAAAGCTAAATGAATATAAGAACCTGTTAAACGATGAATTTGAAAGAATTAAATTTGATTTAAATGCAGAAAACAAAGAATTTGTAATAAATTTTAGAAGTTCACAAAAAATCCTTGACTTTTCAAATAACGCATTAATTGCAAAAGGTTCGAGTTCTGAAGAAATAGATTCCAACGAAATTTTAAAAAATGTTACAAAACTTTCTGCAAATTTTGATATGAAAGAATATTCTGAAATTGAATTTATAAATTCTAAAGATAAAGAATCTGAAATAAAATCGATTCTTTCAAAAATCTCGGAAATTGTAAACAATGAAAAATACAAAATTGTTGATTATAACGATGAAAAACCGGTATTCCGGCCGATTGAATATTCCGACATTGCAGTTCTTTCAAGAACTAGAAACTTCGGACTAGAAATTCACAAACACGCTAAAAAATTAGGAATTCCAGCAAAATATGATGGTGGAATTGAATTATTTAATGCAAGGGAATCAGTTTTAATTTTAGCATGGCTTAGGCTCCTTTCAAATATTGACGACAAACGAGCATGGGTTACAATACTTGCTGAAGATAATTACCCATATTTGGAAAAGCGAAAAATTATTTCTGAAAAAGAATATCCTGAAAAATACATTGAATTTAGGAAAAACTTGCAAAAAATTCAAAATAATGTTATATTTTTAATTTCTGAAATTTTTAAACATTACAACATAGATAATGATTATTCTAATGCAATTACGGCCCAAATATCTAGTCTTTGTTCCAATAATTTAATATCAACTAAAATTTTAGCAAATTTCATTGAAGAAGCAATTCAAAACAATGAAACTTTTGAAATCGAAATAGATTCTTCTCCAAATTCGATCACCATCCAGACAGTTCACGGATCAAAAGGGCTTGAATACCCTGTAGTATTCATTGTAAATTGTAACCAAAAAAATTTCCCATCTGAAATGTCTGAAAAAGGACTTTTAACCCATTCTGATTTATATGGGGCTAGATTATCTAAAATATATGGAATTAAGGGGGAATATCACAGTTTATTTAATAATTGGAAAGCAGATCTTTTAAAAGCTGCTGTTTTAAGGGAATATGATGAAGAGAGAAGACTGATGTTTGTTGCAATAACTCGTGCAAAACAGTACGTTTATTTTACGGCGTATAACCCTTCAAACTTTTTCAAGGAATTATCTAGGGATTTTTCAATTTTAGAACCTTCTGAATTCGAATTTTCTAAAATTGAGAATGATGTAGAAATTCAAAATACTGAATTTGAACTTGAAAATTATGTTAAACAGGGCCATATTTACAGTGTGCATGATTTTATAGATTTTACTCCCTCTGAGGGTGGAAGAGGAATTGAATTTGGAAACTATATTCACCACGTTGCAGAGCAGTTCGCACTGAAAAAAGAGGTTTTTGACGATTCAAAAGAGGTTTTAGAAGTTAAAAACTTTATAGATTCGTTAGACGCTATTGAATTAATTCCTGAAATTGAATGTTCTCTTCCAGTAAACGGAAATTTAATTCGGGGAATTATTGATTTACTTGCCATGTATGATGATAAAATAGAAATAATTGATTATAAAACAGACGTTTCAAAAATAAACCATGAGGAATATAGAAAACAGCTTTCAATTTATTATTATGTTGTAAAAGAATATTTTAAAAAGAATACATTATGTAAAATATATTATGTAAGTTTAGAGGAAGTTGTTGAAGTAAATCCGTTGGGATATGATGAATTGGTTAGTTTAATGTCTGAAAGGATTTGA
- a CDS encoding helicase C-terminal domain-containing protein, producing the protein MIPESPNMLEHIPEDFKYWRKYQQEKVEEILGHISNGKKIIVLNAPTGAGKSLYNISVGSILNSLNENNNAFVLTSTKMLQNQYSDEFPEVRVIKGRANYPCKSWEWLYNLRKNEDAKKGKKTEEYKAKTFEDCYKIAKNTKCNFEGVCEYKLAKKEALESTFACMNMAYFILAVPNEEVGFENRTLCIIDEAHNIEDTLMNHYTIEITKKRVEKLRKSLKEQKEVNFPKEKWNGILPVNIYFKDIINYAVDAAFENIYEGEAELLNFLKKTVYSDIKIILDKQLVSKDIFFMKVKNQNNLINMSNLERKQKLINYSKMFLPSNYIDLSESETTRFMDSIEKYQKRIKNAINLFDDLYKIEEIQESGEMGAKWIPTHVERNYGKNVGTYLEKIILKPIDVKDLKEELFDQAEFYILSSATLSKQHMKDLGFSEKDYAVVSVPASFPVKNRPLKIINEFNMKYEYLNKKDYFKKTVEKLDLILSNHKNERGIIHVSSNKLMKDIFKNSIHKNRMIKVTSNGNLSEGIESIDSGLYYHEKNNNSVLISPSLHTGVDFKDDKARFQIIFKVPFLAGDEQVTARRKKDPNWYFGKAVTQMIQSYGRTTRSVNDYSITYILDKRALHYLKNDNFTPNWVKEAVIKYNTVEDALIDKSL; encoded by the coding sequence ATGATTCCAGAATCTCCAAATATGCTAGAACATATCCCAGAAGACTTTAAGTACTGGCGAAAGTACCAGCAGGAAAAAGTTGAGGAGATTTTAGGCCATATTTCAAACGGTAAGAAAATAATCGTTTTAAATGCGCCAACTGGGGCTGGAAAATCACTTTACAATATTTCGGTTGGTTCAATTTTAAATTCTTTAAACGAAAATAATAATGCCTTTGTTCTAACTTCAACTAAAATGCTTCAAAATCAGTATTCAGACGAGTTTCCAGAAGTAAGGGTGATTAAAGGACGTGCAAATTACCCTTGCAAATCTTGGGAATGGCTTTACAATTTAAGAAAGAATGAAGATGCTAAAAAAGGGAAAAAAACTGAAGAATACAAAGCGAAAACCTTTGAAGACTGTTATAAAATTGCTAAAAACACAAAATGCAATTTTGAAGGCGTTTGTGAATATAAACTTGCTAAAAAAGAGGCTTTGGAATCTACTTTTGCATGCATGAATATGGCTTATTTTATCCTTGCAGTCCCGAATGAAGAAGTAGGCTTTGAAAACAGGACTTTGTGCATAATTGACGAAGCACACAACATTGAAGATACATTAATGAACCATTACACGATTGAAATTACTAAAAAACGTGTGGAAAAATTAAGAAAGAGTTTAAAAGAACAAAAAGAAGTTAACTTTCCAAAAGAAAAATGGAATGGAATTTTACCTGTAAACATCTATTTTAAAGATATTATAAACTACGCAGTCGATGCAGCATTTGAAAATATCTACGAAGGGGAAGCTGAGCTCTTAAATTTTTTGAAAAAAACAGTTTACAGTGATATAAAAATAATCCTCGATAAGCAGTTGGTATCTAAAGATATCTTTTTTATGAAAGTTAAAAATCAAAATAACCTAATAAATATGTCTAATTTAGAAAGAAAACAGAAATTGATTAATTATTCTAAAATGTTTTTACCATCAAACTATATAGACCTTTCAGAATCTGAAACAACGAGATTTATGGATTCTATTGAAAAATACCAAAAAAGAATAAAAAATGCCATAAATCTATTCGATGATTTATACAAAATTGAAGAAATTCAAGAATCTGGTGAAATGGGTGCCAAATGGATTCCAACACATGTTGAAAGAAATTATGGAAAAAACGTTGGAACTTATTTGGAAAAAATCATTTTAAAACCAATCGATGTTAAAGACTTAAAAGAAGAGCTGTTCGACCAGGCTGAATTCTATATTTTATCATCTGCAACGCTTTCAAAGCAGCATATGAAAGATCTCGGATTTTCTGAAAAAGATTATGCAGTTGTAAGTGTTCCTGCATCTTTTCCAGTTAAAAATCGCCCTTTAAAAATAATAAACGAATTCAACATGAAGTATGAATATTTAAATAAAAAAGACTATTTCAAAAAAACTGTTGAAAAATTGGATTTAATACTTTCCAATCATAAAAATGAGCGTGGAATTATCCATGTTTCATCAAATAAACTCATGAAAGATATTTTTAAAAATTCGATTCATAAAAACAGGATGATAAAGGTAACATCTAATGGAAATCTTTCAGAGGGGATAGAATCTATCGATTCAGGATTATATTATCACGAAAAGAATAATAACAGCGTTTTAATTTCCCCAAGTTTACATACGGGGGTTGATTTTAAAGATGATAAAGCAAGATTTCAGATCATTTTTAAAGTTCCGTTTCTTGCGGGAGATGAGCAAGTAACTGCAAGGCGAAAAAAAGATCCAAACTGGTATTTTGGAAAAGCAGTAACCCAGATGATTCAGTCGTATGGGAGAACCACACGTTCAGTTAATGACTATTCAATAACGTATATTTTAGACAAACGAGCACTTCATTATTTAAAAAATGATAATTTTACTCCAAATTGGGTAAAAGAAGCTGTTATTAAATACAATACTGTTGAAG